From the genome of Pseudomonas yamanorum, one region includes:
- the miaE gene encoding tRNA-(ms[2]io[6]A)-hydroxylase, with amino-acid sequence MNLPEIHEFLGCRTPDGWVQAALADQETLLIDHKNCEFKAASTALSLIAKYHSHVDLINLMSRLAREELVHHEQVMRLMKKRKIELRQLSAGRYASGLRKVVRSHEPVKLVDTLVVGAFIEARSCERFEALVPHLDEELGKFYFGLLKSEARHFQGYLKLAYQYGDAKDIAQVIDRVRAAEQDLIESPDVEFRFHSGVPA; translated from the coding sequence ATGAACCTGCCAGAAATCCACGAATTCCTCGGTTGCCGCACCCCCGACGGCTGGGTCCAGGCCGCGTTGGCCGACCAGGAAACCTTGCTGATCGACCACAAGAACTGCGAATTCAAGGCCGCCAGCACCGCCTTGAGCCTGATCGCCAAGTACCATTCCCACGTCGACCTGATCAACCTGATGTCACGCCTGGCCCGGGAAGAACTGGTGCACCACGAGCAAGTCATGCGCCTGATGAAGAAGCGCAAGATCGAGCTGCGCCAACTGTCCGCCGGCCGCTACGCCTCGGGTTTGCGCAAAGTGGTGCGCAGCCATGAGCCGGTCAAACTGGTGGATACGCTGGTGGTCGGCGCGTTTATCGAAGCCCGCAGTTGCGAGCGTTTCGAAGCACTGGTGCCGCATTTGGACGAAGAACTCGGCAAGTTCTACTTCGGCCTGCTGAAAAGCGAGGCCCGGCATTTCCAGGGTTACTTGAAACTGGCTTACCAGTACGGTGACGCAAAGGACATCGCCCAGGTCATTGACCGCGTACGCGCCGCCGAGCAGGACCTGATCGAATCACCGGACGTCGAGTTCCGCTTTCACAGTGGCGTGCCAGCCTGA
- a CDS encoding universal stress protein, which produces MQAIRSILVVIEPEHSESLALKRAKLIAGVTGAHLHLLVCDKKHEHSAMLSLLKAGLQEDGYSVTTEQAWNDSLHETIIDVQQAEGCGLVVKQHFADSPLKKALLTPADWKLMRYCPTPVLLVKTSTPWAGGVILAAIDVGNSDAEHQALHNSIIDHGFDIASLAKAQLHVISAHPSPMLSAADPVFQLKETIEARYREQCKAFQAEFDIDDTHLHIEEGPADVLIPHAVHKWQAAVTIIGTVARTGISGALIGNTAEVVLDAVDSDVLVLKPQELMDHLEELANG; this is translated from the coding sequence ATGCAAGCCATCCGCAGCATCCTGGTGGTCATCGAGCCCGAGCATTCGGAAAGCCTGGCCCTCAAGCGCGCCAAGCTGATTGCCGGCGTCACCGGGGCCCATTTGCATCTGTTGGTGTGTGACAAGAAGCACGAGCATTCGGCGATGTTGAGCCTGCTGAAGGCCGGTTTGCAGGAGGATGGTTATAGCGTCACGACTGAACAGGCGTGGAATGACAGCCTGCATGAAACCATCATCGATGTGCAGCAGGCTGAGGGATGTGGGTTGGTGGTCAAGCAGCATTTCGCGGACAGTCCGCTGAAAAAGGCGCTGTTGACGCCTGCCGACTGGAAGCTGATGCGTTACTGCCCTACTCCGGTGCTGCTGGTGAAGACATCCACGCCCTGGGCTGGCGGGGTGATTTTGGCGGCCATCGACGTGGGGAATTCTGATGCGGAGCATCAGGCGCTGCATAACTCGATCATTGATCATGGGTTTGATATCGCGAGCCTGGCCAAGGCGCAGTTGCATGTGATCAGTGCGCACCCGTCGCCGATGTTGTCGGCGGCTGATCCGGTGTTTCAGCTCAAGGAGACGATCGAGGCCCGGTATCGTGAGCAGTGCAAGGCGTTTCAGGCGGAGTTTGATATTGACGACACGCATCTGCATATCGAGGAAGGGCCCGCGGATGTGTTGATTCCTCATGCCGTGCATAAGTGGCAGGCGGCGGTGACCATAATCGGTACGGTGGCGCGTACGGGGATTTCGGGGGCGTTGATTGGGAATACGGCGGAGGTGGTGCTGGATGCGGTGGACAGTGATGTGTTGGTGCTTAAGCCGCAGGAGTTGATGGATCATCTGGAAGAGCTGGCTAATGGGTGA
- a CDS encoding DUF1289 domain-containing protein translates to MSNQTIKTPCVGLCSTVYGDLVCRGCKRFHHEVIQWNGYNEEEKRAVWLRLEQLLVQVMAGKLEVFDPKMLRGQLEQRKIRFVPHQSEYCWAYQLIARGARVISNLEAYGMVLMPEFRDWGLPELRDAIDREFFILSEAHYQRYIAPGFLRDAFGG, encoded by the coding sequence ATGTCTAACCAAACCATCAAGACCCCTTGCGTAGGCCTGTGCTCCACGGTTTACGGCGATCTTGTGTGCCGGGGGTGTAAACGGTTTCACCATGAGGTGATTCAGTGGAACGGGTATAACGAGGAAGAAAAGCGTGCGGTCTGGCTGCGGCTGGAGCAGTTGTTGGTGCAGGTGATGGCCGGGAAGCTTGAGGTGTTTGACCCGAAAATGCTGCGGGGGCAGTTGGAGCAGCGCAAGATTCGGTTTGTGCCGCATCAGTCGGAGTACTGCTGGGCGTATCAGTTGATTGCCCGGGGGGCTCGGGTGATCAGCAATCTTGAGGCTTATGGGATGGTGTTGATGCCGGAGTTTCGGGATTGGGGGTTGCCTGAGTTGCGGGATGCGATAGATCGGGAGTTTTTTATTTTGTCTGAGGCGCATTATCAGCGGTATATCGCGCCGGGGTTTCTCAGGGATGCGTTTGGGGGGTGA
- the acnB gene encoding bifunctional aconitate hydratase 2/2-methylisocitrate dehydratase, giving the protein MLEAYRKHIEERAALGIVPQPLNAEQTAGLVELLKNPPAGEEEFLVDLITNRIPPGVDEAAYVKAGFLSALAKGEATSPLIDKKRAVELLGTMQGGYNIVTLVELLDDATLAPVAAAQLKHTLLMFDAFHDVAEKAKNGNQHAKDVIQSWADGEWFKNRPTLADKISLRVFKVSGETNTDDLSPAPDAWSRPDIPLHALAMLKMARDGIVPDEQGKTGPMKQIEEMRSQGFPIAYVGDVVGTGSSRKSATNSVLWFFGDDVPYVPNKRAGGFCFGSKIAPIFYNTMEDAGALPIEFDVTNMNMGDVIDLYPHAGKVTKHNSDEVLTTFEMKTPVLLDEVRAGGRIPLIIGRGLTEKARAELGLPPSTLFKLPEAPAESDKGYTLAQKMVGKACGVAGVRPGTYCEPKMTTVGSQDTTGPMTRDELKDLACLGFSTDLVMQSFCHTAAYPKPIDVTTHHTLPDFIMTRGGVSLRPGDGIIHSWLNRMLLPDTVGTGGDSHTRFPMGISFPAGSGLVAFAAATGVMPLDMPESILVRFKGEMQPGITLRDLVHAIPYYAIQAGLLTVEKKGKKNAFSGRILEIEGLDNLSIEQAFELSDASAERSAAGCTIKLSKESITEYLNSNITLLRWMIGEGYGDARTLERRAQAMEAWVANPELMVADADAEYAEIIEIDLADIKEPVLCAPNDPDDARLLSSVAGEKIDEVFIGSCMTNIGHFRAAGKLLDQVKGQLPTRLWLSPPTKMDAHQLTEEGYYGIYGKAGARMEMPGCSLCMGNQARVEPNSTVVSTSTRNFPNRLGDGANVYLASAELASVASILGRLPTVEEYMEYAAKINTMASDVYRYLSFDQIAEFREIAASANIPVVQA; this is encoded by the coding sequence GTGCTTGAAGCCTACCGCAAACATATCGAAGAGCGTGCAGCCCTGGGTATCGTTCCCCAGCCGCTTAACGCCGAACAAACCGCAGGCCTGGTCGAGCTGCTGAAAAATCCTCCGGCTGGCGAAGAAGAATTCCTCGTTGACCTGATCACCAACCGCATTCCACCAGGCGTTGACGAAGCTGCCTACGTCAAGGCCGGTTTCCTGTCTGCCCTGGCCAAGGGCGAAGCCACCTCCCCTCTGATCGACAAGAAACGCGCTGTTGAACTGCTCGGCACCATGCAAGGCGGCTACAACATCGTGACCCTGGTCGAGCTGCTGGACGACGCCACCCTGGCTCCCGTCGCTGCCGCCCAACTCAAGCACACCCTGCTGATGTTCGACGCCTTCCACGACGTCGCGGAAAAAGCCAAGAACGGCAACCAGCACGCCAAAGACGTGATCCAGTCCTGGGCCGACGGCGAGTGGTTCAAGAACCGCCCGACCCTGGCCGACAAGATCAGCCTGCGCGTGTTCAAGGTGTCTGGCGAAACCAACACCGACGACCTGTCCCCTGCCCCGGACGCCTGGTCCCGTCCTGACATCCCGCTGCACGCCCTGGCCATGCTGAAAATGGCCCGTGACGGTATCGTGCCGGATGAGCAAGGCAAGACCGGCCCGATGAAGCAGATCGAAGAAATGCGCAGCCAAGGCTTCCCGATCGCCTACGTCGGTGACGTGGTCGGTACCGGTTCGTCGCGTAAATCGGCAACCAACTCGGTACTGTGGTTCTTCGGCGACGACGTGCCTTACGTGCCGAACAAGCGCGCTGGCGGCTTCTGCTTCGGCAGCAAGATCGCTCCAATCTTCTACAACACCATGGAAGATGCCGGCGCACTGCCAATCGAGTTCGACGTTACCAACATGAACATGGGCGACGTGATCGACCTGTACCCGCATGCTGGCAAAGTCACCAAGCACAACAGCGATGAAGTCCTGACCACCTTCGAAATGAAGACCCCGGTCCTGTTGGACGAAGTCCGTGCCGGCGGTCGTATCCCGCTGATCATCGGCCGCGGCCTGACCGAGAAGGCTCGCGCCGAGCTGGGTCTGCCACCTTCGACCCTGTTCAAGCTGCCGGAAGCACCGGCTGAAAGCGACAAGGGCTACACCCTGGCGCAGAAAATGGTCGGCAAGGCCTGCGGCGTGGCTGGCGTTCGTCCAGGCACCTACTGCGAACCGAAGATGACCACCGTCGGCTCCCAGGACACCACCGGTCCTATGACCCGTGACGAACTGAAAGACCTGGCGTGCCTGGGCTTCTCCACCGATCTGGTAATGCAGTCGTTCTGCCATACCGCGGCTTATCCAAAGCCGATCGACGTGACCACCCACCACACCCTGCCTGACTTCATCATGACCCGTGGCGGTGTATCGCTGCGTCCAGGCGACGGTATCATCCACAGCTGGCTGAACCGTATGCTGCTGCCGGACACCGTCGGTACCGGTGGTGACTCCCACACCCGTTTCCCGATGGGCATTTCGTTCCCGGCCGGTTCCGGCCTGGTGGCGTTCGCCGCAGCCACCGGCGTTATGCCGCTGGACATGCCGGAATCGATCCTGGTGCGCTTCAAAGGTGAAATGCAGCCTGGCATCACCCTGCGTGACCTGGTTCACGCCATTCCTTACTACGCGATCCAGGCTGGCCTGCTGACCGTAGAGAAGAAAGGCAAGAAGAACGCCTTCTCCGGCCGCATCCTGGAAATCGAAGGCCTGGACAACCTGAGCATCGAACAGGCTTTCGAGCTGTCCGACGCCTCGGCTGAACGTTCGGCTGCCGGTTGCACCATCAAGCTGTCGAAAGAATCCATCACCGAGTACCTGAACTCCAACATCACCCTGCTGCGCTGGATGATCGGTGAAGGCTACGGCGATGCGCGTACCCTGGAACGTCGTGCCCAAGCGATGGAAGCCTGGGTTGCCAACCCTGAGCTGATGGTTGCCGATGCTGACGCCGAATACGCTGAAATCATCGAGATCGACCTGGCCGACATCAAGGAGCCTGTGCTCTGCGCGCCAAACGATCCGGACGACGCCCGTCTGCTGTCCAGCGTTGCTGGCGAGAAGATCGACGAAGTGTTCATCGGTTCGTGCATGACCAACATCGGTCACTTCCGCGCTGCCGGCAAACTGCTGGATCAGGTCAAGGGTCAGCTGCCAACCCGTCTGTGGCTGTCGCCGCCGACCAAGATGGACGCTCACCAACTGACCGAAGAAGGCTACTACGGCATCTACGGCAAGGCTGGCGCGCGCATGGAAATGCCGGGCTGCTCGCTGTGCATGGGTAACCAGGCACGTGTAGAGCCGAACTCGACCGTTGTGTCGACGTCGACCCGTAACTTCCCGAACCGCCTGGGTGACGGCGCAAACGTCTACCTGGCTTCGGCTGAGCTGGCGTCGGTGGCTTCCATCCTGGGTCGCTTGCCGACCGTCGAGGAGTACATGGAATACGCTGCGAAGATCAACACCATGGCCAGCGACGTGTATCGTTACCTGAGTTTTGACCAGATCGCCGAGTTCCGTGAAATTGCTGCAAGCGCCAACATTCCTGTGGTTCAAGCCTAA
- a CDS encoding IucA/IucC family protein has translation MGILRLLLLKAAQKDSHLKYEYSTKPQWLLTRWSEALGTPLFQAHRITLDSLINTLAPAAERSFQRLIQALFREGLLNANALEYDDHHRCWLTLCNQTRLCFDHLLPGRMSSWDLRGNITAHSGEYPPHKVQFPSELLTLLNNDLQAPAAPEVLHRLNEELDDSFTNDTLCLAFHQQWTLQLHEAMDPAHSDNLLGWLKDDPRVANPTSLLEQWGTLGHPWHPNYKTKLGLSTDQVIDFSPEFEARFPVILCALHRQFAHVESLAGTADYWQWWQAHFPQAAQQLTAELTRQGLEAADYLPLPAHPWQARQELPQTFANEIGDRLLVLTDIVAFTAHPTMSFRTVLPEGRRDAPMVKLPVSLRLTSVQRTVSPRSARMGPRISHLMQTILAREPEVQKILGIVPERIGVHFKPQPADDERSRHLAVLYRDNPLNQLQPGEIAVPVGSLFAVDQHGQPLLRQWVHLAQGKDDSGAMQAFFRDYVAIAVPGLLNMYLRYGVAFEAHQQNSFMIMAADGQLSRLLLRDFGDIRIDRKTLHAQGLDIELHDPKMTLYDDAGFVRDKLLHTVFMCHLGELVLLGAREFDVPQALLWGELASQVSQCFDDLRGQVEPQRWATERQALLEQDWPAKSFMRMRLLESHADIVGRLCNPLSVQVDGN, from the coding sequence ATGGGTATCCTCCGCCTGCTTTTACTCAAGGCTGCGCAAAAGGACTCCCACTTGAAGTACGAATACAGCACAAAACCGCAATGGCTACTGACTCGCTGGAGCGAGGCACTCGGCACTCCCCTCTTCCAAGCCCATCGCATCACACTCGACTCCCTGATCAACACCTTGGCGCCAGCCGCCGAGCGCAGCTTCCAACGTTTGATTCAGGCGCTGTTCCGTGAGGGGTTACTGAACGCAAACGCCCTTGAGTACGACGACCACCACCGATGCTGGTTGACCCTCTGCAACCAAACCCGCCTGTGCTTCGACCATTTGCTCCCGGGGCGCATGAGCAGCTGGGACCTGCGTGGCAATATCACCGCACACAGCGGGGAATACCCACCTCACAAGGTCCAGTTTCCTTCGGAACTGCTGACCCTGCTCAACAACGATCTCCAGGCGCCTGCCGCCCCCGAGGTGCTGCACCGCCTCAACGAAGAACTCGATGACAGCTTCACCAACGACACGCTGTGCCTGGCGTTCCATCAGCAGTGGACGCTCCAGTTGCACGAGGCCATGGACCCGGCACACAGCGACAATCTGCTGGGATGGCTCAAAGACGATCCACGCGTTGCCAACCCGACCTCGTTACTTGAGCAATGGGGCACCCTGGGCCACCCATGGCACCCCAACTACAAGACCAAGCTTGGCTTGAGCACCGACCAAGTCATCGATTTTTCACCGGAGTTCGAAGCCCGCTTTCCGGTGATCCTCTGCGCGCTGCACCGCCAGTTTGCCCATGTCGAATCACTGGCTGGCACCGCCGACTACTGGCAGTGGTGGCAAGCCCACTTTCCACAGGCGGCCCAGCAACTGACGGCTGAACTGACGCGCCAAGGCCTTGAGGCCGCAGACTACCTGCCGCTGCCTGCGCACCCGTGGCAAGCCCGCCAGGAGCTGCCACAGACCTTTGCCAACGAAATCGGCGACCGGTTGTTGGTGCTGACCGACATCGTCGCATTTACCGCACATCCCACCATGTCGTTCCGCACCGTGTTGCCCGAGGGACGGCGTGATGCACCGATGGTCAAGCTGCCGGTTTCACTGCGCCTGACCAGCGTGCAACGCACCGTATCGCCACGCTCGGCGCGCATGGGCCCGCGCATCAGCCACTTGATGCAAACCATCCTGGCTCGCGAGCCGGAGGTTCAGAAGATTCTCGGCATCGTTCCCGAACGCATCGGCGTGCACTTCAAACCACAACCGGCAGACGACGAGCGCTCTCGTCACCTGGCGGTGCTATACAGGGACAACCCGCTGAACCAACTGCAACCCGGGGAAATAGCGGTTCCGGTCGGCAGCCTGTTCGCCGTCGACCAGCACGGCCAGCCGCTGCTGCGACAGTGGGTGCATCTGGCACAGGGCAAGGACGATAGCGGCGCCATGCAAGCGTTCTTCCGTGATTACGTTGCGATTGCAGTGCCCGGCCTGCTGAATATGTACCTGCGCTACGGCGTGGCTTTCGAAGCCCACCAGCAGAACAGCTTCATGATCATGGCCGCAGACGGACAACTGAGCCGCCTGCTGTTGCGTGACTTCGGCGATATCCGTATCGACCGCAAGACGTTGCATGCGCAGGGCCTGGACATCGAACTGCACGACCCGAAGATGACGCTGTATGACGACGCAGGCTTCGTGCGCGACAAACTCCTGCACACGGTTTTCATGTGTCACTTGGGCGAGCTGGTGCTGCTCGGTGCCCGCGAATTCGACGTCCCCCAGGCGCTGCTGTGGGGTGAACTGGCTTCACAGGTCAGCCAATGCTTCGACGACCTGCGCGGCCAGGTCGAACCGCAGCGCTGGGCCACGGAACGCCAGGCCTTGCTGGAACAGGACTGGCCGGCCAAATCGTTCATGCGCATGCGCTTGCTGGAGAGCCATGCCGATATCGTCGGGCGCCTGTGCAACCCGCTGAGCGTTCAAGTCGATGGCAACTAA
- a CDS encoding MFS transporter, with protein MATNSAALRLLVCIQLVSMGAMEMSGPFWPLQIQKLLGIANAQYTGLLSSLVYAGPMMAAMVLTPAWGRLGDRTGHKPMIIRALLALAVCQALAAITFDPWLLVGIRVAQGALAGFIAAAQAYALACCGDGGRGQILARLQSATAVGSLAGPVLGGWLMDVSGFALLCYSATVICLLCAAISVFLPSDTQRVTHKQKPAHTQLPKGWLGAMLGVIVLIQAAKMMPQPFYALYVADILHAPAWLIGASYAASAATLALSAPLWGRLFDRHQPAHTLRVIEWVAWACALTLAFTAVASEWMGFIASRLLWGVWQGALLPVAYTLIANTVASSQQGFALGLGNSAAKAGALCGALIGGIGMGLIGLAHSFWLVALTYALAALGIRAIRSFSKMPETTVSTTNTSQH; from the coding sequence ATGGCAACTAACAGCGCAGCCCTGCGGTTGCTGGTCTGCATTCAACTGGTGTCCATGGGCGCCATGGAAATGAGCGGCCCTTTCTGGCCCTTGCAGATCCAGAAACTGCTTGGCATCGCCAACGCCCAGTACACCGGCCTGCTGTCTTCACTGGTGTACGCCGGGCCGATGATGGCGGCGATGGTGCTGACCCCCGCCTGGGGGCGCCTGGGTGATCGAACCGGCCACAAGCCCATGATCATTCGGGCGTTGCTGGCGCTGGCAGTGTGTCAGGCCCTGGCCGCAATCACCTTCGATCCATGGCTATTGGTGGGCATCAGGGTGGCGCAAGGGGCGCTCGCCGGGTTTATTGCAGCGGCCCAAGCCTACGCTCTGGCCTGCTGTGGTGACGGGGGGCGCGGGCAAATTCTTGCCCGCCTGCAATCGGCGACGGCCGTTGGCTCACTGGCCGGCCCAGTGCTGGGTGGCTGGCTGATGGATGTCTCGGGGTTCGCGTTGCTGTGCTACAGCGCCACCGTCATTTGCCTTTTGTGCGCGGCGATCAGTGTGTTTTTGCCTAGCGATACGCAGCGCGTAACACACAAGCAAAAACCGGCACATACCCAGCTACCCAAGGGTTGGCTGGGAGCGATGCTCGGCGTCATCGTGCTGATTCAAGCGGCCAAAATGATGCCGCAGCCGTTCTATGCCTTATACGTGGCAGACATCCTGCACGCGCCCGCCTGGCTGATCGGCGCCAGTTATGCCGCCAGCGCCGCCACGCTCGCACTGTCCGCGCCGCTTTGGGGTCGGTTATTCGACCGCCATCAACCGGCGCACACCCTGCGTGTCATTGAATGGGTTGCCTGGGCCTGCGCACTGACCCTGGCTTTTACCGCGGTCGCCAGTGAATGGATGGGCTTTATTGCCAGCCGCTTGCTCTGGGGCGTATGGCAAGGCGCGCTACTGCCCGTCGCTTACACCTTGATCGCCAACACGGTCGCGTCCAGCCAACAAGGCTTCGCGCTGGGCCTGGGCAACAGCGCCGCCAAAGCTGGCGCGTTGTGCGGAGCCCTGATCGGTGGCATCGGCATGGGCCTCATTGGGTTGGCACACAGCTTCTGGCTCGTCGCCCTCACGTACGCGTTGGCTGCACTGGGTATTCGCGCCATTCGGTCTTTCTCAAAAATGCCAGAAACGACTGTTTCCACAACCAACACTTCTCAACACTAA
- a CDS encoding TonB-dependent receptor — translation MKKIQLSILLPFIGSLSTPAWADQTETAPTTPNAMQLQEVVVSATRTEASIASIPGSVQVISQEQITQQTGAGRRVSDILGQLVPGISPSTGGMSNFGQTLRGRNTLVLIDGVSQNSTRDNFRQLNSIAPESIERIEVISGASSVYGAGASGGIINIITKRNNGEELAFSSKIGLTSGNNLNKKGFAYDVFQSATGRKDALDWYVSANGVQRNDQFDGNGHRIPQDTSQGSNMDTDTYDLQGRFGYELDADKKISLSLQDYKDQQDTHYTKNPRITSEAVAVKGLDLDDQPFTHNQAVNLNYTDKDFYGQGLQVESYWRRADALFFPDLSRGRAGISDNNSVQDVYGLRAAIESAMPDIGPATGTLVWGADYNHETSTQRGDQYRVNGLSYTKTGTTFEMGPDITTTNKAIFGQLSYDIGDWTLRGGVRREWIDSEISDSIAYGEIVQTGNRATLPGGTLKYNDTLYNLGAVYHLSENQDVFANFSQGFSLPDIQRFLRDVNSTFDIQKLNAQALKVNSYELGWRGNWDKWQASVTAYENTSDVTQFYDANDRVLRLINQKERVRGAETTLTYNVTDQWSVGGTYAYAKGETNQNGKWIDLPATRISPAKTTAFVGYDRGDYNLRLQGMRLANYDAAFDDNNGRDIKGYTLFDLLGSVALPVGRLEGGVYNLTNRNYQNMFAQANARAPYPNAEGRTFSLSYAVDW, via the coding sequence ATGAAAAAAATCCAACTTTCTATCCTGTTGCCCTTTATCGGCTCGTTGAGCACCCCGGCGTGGGCTGATCAAACCGAAACGGCGCCCACCACGCCCAATGCCATGCAGTTACAGGAAGTGGTGGTGTCCGCCACCCGTACAGAGGCCAGTATCGCCTCGATTCCCGGCTCTGTGCAGGTGATAAGCCAAGAGCAGATCACCCAGCAAACCGGTGCGGGACGACGCGTCTCTGACATCCTCGGCCAACTGGTTCCGGGTATTTCCCCCTCCACCGGAGGCATGAGTAACTTCGGCCAGACTCTGCGCGGGCGAAACACCCTCGTGCTGATCGACGGGGTTTCCCAGAACTCGACGCGAGACAACTTCCGCCAGCTCAACAGCATCGCCCCGGAAAGCATCGAGCGCATCGAAGTGATTTCCGGCGCCAGCAGTGTGTACGGAGCGGGCGCATCCGGCGGCATCATCAACATCATCACCAAGCGCAACAACGGTGAGGAGTTGGCATTCAGCAGCAAGATTGGCCTGACTTCCGGCAACAACCTCAACAAGAAAGGTTTTGCCTACGACGTGTTCCAGAGCGCCACCGGGCGCAAGGACGCGCTGGACTGGTACGTATCGGCCAACGGCGTACAGCGCAACGATCAATTTGACGGTAACGGCCACCGCATCCCCCAGGACACGTCCCAGGGCAGCAACATGGACACCGACACCTACGACCTGCAAGGTCGCTTCGGCTACGAGCTGGACGCTGACAAGAAAATCAGCCTGTCGCTGCAGGACTACAAAGACCAACAAGATACCCACTACACCAAGAACCCACGCATCACCAGCGAAGCCGTCGCGGTAAAAGGCCTGGACCTGGATGACCAACCGTTCACTCACAACCAGGCCGTCAACCTCAACTACACCGACAAGGATTTCTACGGCCAGGGCTTGCAGGTCGAAAGCTATTGGCGGCGCGCCGACGCCTTGTTCTTTCCGGACCTGTCACGGGGCAGAGCCGGGATTTCCGACAACAATAGCGTGCAGGATGTGTACGGCCTGCGGGCAGCCATCGAAAGCGCCATGCCGGACATCGGCCCGGCCACCGGCACGCTGGTCTGGGGCGCCGATTACAATCACGAAACCTCAACCCAGCGCGGTGACCAATACCGGGTCAATGGGCTGAGCTACACCAAGACCGGTACGACCTTTGAAATGGGGCCGGACATCACGACCACCAACAAGGCCATCTTCGGTCAACTGTCCTACGACATTGGCGATTGGACACTGCGTGGCGGCGTGCGCCGCGAATGGATCGACAGCGAGATTTCCGACAGCATCGCCTACGGGGAAATCGTCCAGACAGGCAATCGGGCGACCCTCCCCGGCGGCACCCTGAAATACAACGACACCCTGTACAACCTCGGCGCGGTGTACCACTTGAGCGAAAATCAGGACGTGTTCGCCAACTTCAGCCAAGGCTTTTCCCTGCCGGATATCCAGCGTTTCCTGCGTGACGTCAACAGCACCTTTGACATCCAGAAACTCAATGCCCAGGCACTCAAGGTCAACAGCTATGAGTTGGGATGGCGTGGCAACTGGGACAAGTGGCAGGCCAGCGTCACGGCGTACGAGAACACTTCGGACGTCACCCAGTTCTATGACGCCAACGACCGCGTACTGCGCTTGATCAACCAGAAAGAACGCGTGCGCGGCGCGGAAACAACGCTGACCTATAACGTGACGGATCAATGGTCGGTGGGCGGCACTTACGCGTACGCCAAGGGCGAGACCAACCAGAACGGCAAATGGATCGACCTGCCTGCCACGCGTATTTCACCGGCTAAGACAACTGCCTTCGTGGGTTACGACCGTGGCGACTACAACCTGCGCCTGCAAGGCATGCGACTGGCCAACTATGACGCCGCGTTCGACGATAACAACGGTCGCGATATCAAGGGCTACACGTTGTTCGACCTGCTAGGTTCGGTAGCGTTGCCGGTGGGTCGCCTGGAGGGCGGGGTCTACAACCTGACCAACCGCAACTACCAGAACATGTTTGCCCAGGCCAACGCCCGCGCGCCCTACCCGAATGCTGAAGGCCGTACGTTCAGCCTGAGTTATGCCGTCGACTGGTAA
- a CDS encoding MerR family transcriptional regulator: MNIGELAKLSGLSASKIRFYEAEGLIQVERQANGYRRYAPQTLQALQLIQGAQRAGFSLQELKQLMPDASPSEARRAEIVFGLERKIEEIEVIQARLEQSKAELRAVIATVKAHPEGEPCLISGSSLPRAEVITSRRHNSG; the protein is encoded by the coding sequence ATGAATATCGGCGAGTTGGCAAAACTCAGCGGCCTGTCGGCCTCAAAAATTCGCTTTTACGAGGCTGAGGGTCTTATCCAGGTTGAACGGCAAGCCAATGGCTATCGCCGTTATGCGCCCCAAACCCTGCAGGCGTTGCAGTTGATCCAAGGCGCTCAGCGCGCAGGTTTCAGTTTGCAGGAGCTGAAACAGCTGATGCCGGATGCCTCGCCCAGCGAGGCCAGGCGGGCAGAGATTGTCTTCGGGCTTGAGCGAAAGATCGAGGAAATCGAGGTGATACAGGCGCGCCTGGAGCAAAGTAAGGCTGAGTTGCGGGCGGTGATCGCGACGGTCAAGGCCCACCCGGAAGGCGAGCCTTGCTTGATCAGCGGGAGCTCGCTCCCGCGTGCAGAGGTTATTACCAGTCGACGGCATAACTCAGGCTGA